GCCAGTGCGACTAACTGTAAAGTATCGAGATTCTTCGATGTAAACGCTGACGGATTGAAACAGGACTGGACTAAAGATGTATGCTGGATGAATCCCCCTTATGGCCGTGTCATCGGTCAGTGGGTAAAGAAAGCTTACGATACAGGGCTGGGGGGGGGGACAGTTGTATGTTTACTCCCCGCAAGGACAGATACTAAATGGTGGAGGGATTACGTCATGCGTGCATCTGAGCTGAGGTTCATTAAGGGGCGCGTTAAGTTCGGTAACTCAAACGTAGGTGCTCCGTTTCCATCGGTAATCGTAATCTATGGAACACCGACAACTCCGAGGATAACGATGTTTGAGGCGAGGAGTTGATGATATGAGCAATAATGGGCAGATGCGTCTATACACATCAACGGGAACACGCAAAACCATCGAGAAGTGCAACATCCATAATATCGGGTTATTGATGGTAGATCATTGGCGCAATCCCGAGGATTGGCCTTTCTTTGCCATAGATAACGGATGCTATTCTGCATTCAATCAACAGGAAGAATGGAATGCTGGCCCATTCCTAAACATCCTGAACAGATTAGTAAAAGAGAACAGGATTCCCGATTATATCGTCATACCCGATAAACCTACGGATTCGGCATCCTTGGAGTTTTCGATGGCATGGTTGCCGATCCTGGAAAGGATGTACCCTACATTCCCAAAATACCTGGCAGTCCAGGACGGTATGAGCTACGATTCCATTGATTCGATCGTGGATCGCATTAACGGTATATTCGTTGGCGGTTCGATGAATTGGAAGCTGGAAACCATGAAAGGATGGGTGGAATATGCTCATTCCCACGGTATCCAATGCCACATCGGACGTATCGGACCTATTAAGCGTATGATCTTATGCAAATTGGCCGGAGCAGATTCTATCGATTCTACTACATGGGTTCAGGTCAGGGGCGGGGTGGACAAATACGTTAACGGTTTCAAATCACAGATATTGTTGGAGGTGGAATGAATGACCGAGCATTACATGGACCATGAGCAATGCTATAGGTGCGAACTCGACCATTGCTGTTGGTCATTGGGCTCGTTCCTATGGGAGGATGGGAACACACCGAACGATTGCAAGGAATTCAGGCCTAAGGAGGAAGAGGAATGACCGAAGATACGGCACGTCCCACACCCACGAGGAACGATGTGGCGAAGATTTTCAATCTGTCGAGAGAAATGGGACTGGCGAGGAGATGCATCAATGAGCTGATGGCCCTCAACATCTATCGCTATGATACGAAGGAGTGGGCATTGGTAGAGGATTGCAGAGATATGCTTGAAGACAAGATCAAGGAGCTTTTTTGTGAGAGGAGATAGATGGACATCAAGTTCTTCGGCAAAGATGAGGAGGAAGAGGAATGACCGACCTTAAACCCTGTCCGTTCTGCGGACATGATGTGACGATCTACGAAGATGACCTGGAAACCGACAATCTGTTCTGGGTTATCCGCTGTGGATGGTGTAACGCGATGATATACGATGACTGTGAGGACAAAGAGCAGATCGTCGAAAGATGGAACAGGAGGGTGGAGGTATGACCGATCTTAAACCATGTCCGTTCTGCGGGTGCGAAATGTCAATTGCGATAATGGATTACAATCTCGTGAAAATCAAACATTATTCAATCGTACATCCCGATAACGGATGTATTTTGGAGAATTACGAAAGTTGTGAAACATCCGCACGTGGGGAGTTAGTAGACAAGTGGAACAGGAGGGTGGATGAATGACCGATCTCAAACCCTGTCCGTTCTGCGGTTCGACCGAGATACACACCTATGAGCCGACGATATACGAAATAGGGAACGATGCTTCCGTGAATTGTGAGAACCCTATATGTGGTGCGGAGGTTCGTGGCAAGGGACTGAAAGAAGCAATTGCTAAATGGAACAGGAGGGTAAAGGAATGAACTCTGCCAATAAAGGCAAGTGGGGTGACCCTTGGCCTACGACATATACGGGAACGACATCCGATGGAATTCATCATCCGACCGTTGTAAAACTGAAACCCTGTCCGTTCTGCGGAGCACCAGCCAAGATCATGAAGGGTTGCGGAGAGGATTGGGTCCAATGCGTGAACCCGAAATGTTCATGCTGTTCGTCGATGCACACGAACACACAGATGGCCATTGAGA
The nucleotide sequence above comes from Methanomassiliicoccales archaeon LGM-RCC1. Encoded proteins:
- a CDS encoding Lar family restriction alleviation protein, with protein sequence MTDLKPCPFCGSTEIHTYEPTIYEIGNDASVNCENPICGAEVRGKGLKEAIAKWNRRVKE
- a CDS encoding Lar family restriction alleviation protein, with amino-acid sequence MNSANKGKWGDPWPTTYTGTTSDGIHHPTVVKLKPCPFCGAPAKIMKGCGEDWVQCVNPKCSCCSSMHTNTQMAIEIWNRRARE
- a CDS encoding Lar family restriction alleviation protein; translation: MTDLKPCPFCGHDVTIYEDDLETDNLFWVIRCGWCNAMIYDDCEDKEQIVERWNRRVEV
- a CDS encoding DNA N-6-adenine-methyltransferase, which translates into the protein MTGFTSGMRTSLTDDWATPQGLFDQLNEEFDFTLDVCASATNCKVSRFFDVNADGLKQDWTKDVCWMNPPYGRVIGQWVKKAYDTGLGGGTVVCLLPARTDTKWWRDYVMRASELRFIKGRVKFGNSNVGAPFPSVIVIYGTPTTPRITMFEARS